From the genome of Arthrobacter russicus:
ACTCCACTGAGCGTGATCCGGTCCGGTCGGGCCAAGGGCGAATCTCGGACCGCAGCGGAATCCGCCGCCTGTTCTGCCGCCACTAGCCCTGGCTTCCATCGCTGCTGCGGACCGCCGGGGCTGCTGCGGCGCGGACTCGGGCCGCCACTTTCGCAGCATGCAGATTGCCCACCACATCATGCACTCGGATGCCCCACACGCCCTTGCCCGCGGCAATCGCGGTGGTGGCGATGGTGGCGTGGTCCCGTTCGGTCGGTGCCGCCGCCTTGCCCGCGGTGCTCAGCAACGAACCCAGGAAACGCTTGCGGGAGGTGCCCACCAGTACCCGGTGCCCGAGCTTCCCGAGTTGCTCCAGGTTCGCCAGCAATTCCCAATTCTGGTCCGCGGTCTTGGAAAAGCCCAGACCGGGGTCCACGATCAGCTGCTCCGGCTGAACCCCGGCCGAATAGAAGACCTGCAGTGCAGCACCGAGCTCGGCGACCACGTCATCGATCAGATTCGCATAACGGATCAGCGAATCCATGATCTTGGCATCACCACGACGATGCATCAAAACGTAAGGCGCCTTGCGCTCGGCGACCAAGGCCACCATTTCCGGGGTCACGCTCATGCCGGAGATGTCGTTGATGATCGCCGCACCGGCGTCGAGCGCTTTGGCCGCAGTCTCGGCGTGCCGGGTGTCCACGCTGACCAGGGCGCCGGCTTTGACCATGGCTTCGATGACCGGCATGATCCGCTCCTGCTCGGTGGCCGGATCGACCTCATCGGCTCCGGGACGGGTTGATTCGCCGCCGATGTCGATCACATCGGCTCCGGCGTAGAACATCCGCAGCCCGTGCGCGATCGCGGTATCCAAGGAATTGTAGGAACCGCCGTCGCTGAACGAATCCGGAGTCACATTGAGGATGCCGAAGACCACGGCACGGTCCGTGGGCAACTTGTCGAAGCTGGCCGGTTTGCGCGGCGAGCGCAGCGTCGGCAGTGGTGATGTGGCCGGTCCGGTTCCGGGGGCGGCAGCGAGGGAGTCCATAATTACCTTCTGTTGGATTGCGTCATTTGCCCAGAATCAAGCTCATGGCTTCAGCGCGGGTTGCCGGTTCGTGCAGGATGCCGCGCACTGCCGAAGTCACCGTTTTGGCTCCGGGCTTGCGGACGCCGCGCATCGAC
Proteins encoded in this window:
- the folP gene encoding dihydropteroate synthase translates to MDSLAAAPGTGPATSPLPTLRSPRKPASFDKLPTDRAVVFGILNVTPDSFSDGGSYNSLDTAIAHGLRMFYAGADVIDIGGESTRPGADEVDPATEQERIMPVIEAMVKAGALVSVDTRHAETAAKALDAGAAIINDISGMSVTPEMVALVAERKAPYVLMHRRGDAKIMDSLIRYANLIDDVVAELGAALQVFYSAGVQPEQLIVDPGLGFSKTADQNWELLANLEQLGKLGHRVLVGTSRKRFLGSLLSTAGKAAAPTERDHATIATTAIAAGKGVWGIRVHDVVGNLHAAKVAARVRAAAAPAVRSSDGSQG